One genomic window of Centroberyx gerrardi isolate f3 chromosome 15, fCenGer3.hap1.cur.20231027, whole genome shotgun sequence includes the following:
- the tmem41ab gene encoding transmembrane protein 41A-B has translation MHSLTGLVAVVAAATFYLYLLSAYLPPGPRQLSPGPAGEEPEVREYRLKFPSDLDELRDLAETLKFYKREHHGYVLLLFCSAYLYKQSFAIPGSSFLNMLAGAIFGPWEGLVLACLLTTSGSTFCFLLSSAFGKKYVVQLFPDKVALLQRKAEENRSSLFFFLLFLRFFPMTPNWFLNITCPILNIPLPIFFFSVLIGLIPYNFICVRTGSILSEISSLDDIFSWGTLAQLLAIACMALLPGALIRRYSQAHLKLDGMDSNGTSRAEEVQQDRKRR, from the exons ATGCACTCCTTAACCGGATTGGTTGCCGTTGTGGCGGCGGCAACTTTCTACCTCTACCTGCTGTCCGCCTATCTTCCCCCGGGACCGAGGCAGCTCTCCCCGGGACCGGCCGGGGAGGAGCCGGAGGTCCGGGAGTACAG GCTGAAGTTCCCGTCGGACCTGGACGAGCTGCGGGACCTGGCAGAGACGCTCAAGTTTTACAAGAGAGAACATCATGGCTACGTcctgctgctgttctgcagcgCCTACCTCTACAAACAGTCCTTCGCCATACCTGGCTCCTCCTTTCTG aaCATGCTAGCCGGGGCGATATTCGGGCCGTGGGAGGGCCTGGTGTTGGCCTGCCTGCTCACCACCTCAGGCTCCACCTTCTGCTTCCTGCTCTCCTCCGCCTTCGGAAAGAAGTACGTGGTTCAGCTCTTCCCTGACAAGGTGGCCCTGCTGCAGAGGAAG gcgGAGGAGAATCGTAGCAGTttgttcttcttcctccttttccttcgTTTCTTCCCCATGACTCCTAACTGGTTCCTTAACATCACCTGTCCCATCCTCAACATCCCTCTGcccattttcttcttctcgGTGCTCATAG GTTTGATCCCCTATAACTTCATCTGTGTTCGTACGGGCTCCATCCTGTCGGAGATCTCCTCTCTGGACGACATCTTCTCCTGGGGGACGCTGGCTCAGCTGCTGGCCATCGCCTGCATGGCGCTCCTCCCCGGAGCGCTGATCCGACGCTACAGCCAAGCGCACCTCAAGCTGGACGGCATGGACAGCAACGGAACCAGCCGGGCCGAAGAAGTCCAGCAGGACCGGAAGAGACGATGA